One stretch of Armigeres subalbatus isolate Guangzhou_Male chromosome 2, GZ_Asu_2, whole genome shotgun sequence DNA includes these proteins:
- the LOC134210466 gene encoding uncharacterized protein LOC134210466 — protein MPSKDQKKLDQSILKLKRVLAIRDVVEKFVAEYNHERDANQVSVRLESLDKINKEFHHAQGEMEMIDSDHFEEHIEVRTAFENRYCVLKGFLLSKQTSNQPMMSSTMIGSFGQQSAASFHHRLPKIDLPKFSGDESRWISFRDNFISMIHSNDDIPTVNKLHYLLQSLEEEAKKPFESVDIQADNYASTWDALLKRYDNKRFLKKELFRGLFDLPVMNKESAADLNTLVDEFQRRKLDASTLRAWEHETRQKDEVRYDELIDFLSQHIRMLKSVASDLQQRSLSTSIKVAGPSTKKTPAFKSVANPATAEVISNVQLCPACSQNHQLHKCPTFNELSISQRRELVVQRSLCRNCFRLGHQARVCRSRFSCRTCQARHHTMLHENVAVSNSTTTPIETSTISAQQPNLSTPVIAGTSGSAHPPEVSMAIQSKHSTVLLETVSLFIVDYNGRRFPVRALLDSASMSNFITKKLANDLGIRRTSVDVTVAGLGESVKKVKRQITATIESKTSSFSTTLEFLVMRKPTASLPTVLINTAAWNMPNVPLADPHFNIPSMIDIIIGGECYHEIHTGSRLSIGDGLPLLVDTRFGWTVSGKTTTNPTVAPPVCYLSTVDRSLESSLQCFWELEAVDQSPIYSEEEKQCEEFYATTTTRTHDGRYVVRLPRSDNPQVTLGQSRQTATRRFYSLERRLERDTALKSSYHNFIEEYLRLGHMRKLDFVDDDSPHCYLPHHPVVKESSTTTKLRVVFDASCKTSSGMSLNDTLLVGPVVQQNLDSIIIRFRFHAIAIVADVEKMYRQILHSPVDQRFLRILFRRQPSDPLDTYELLTVTYGTASAPFLATRTLQQLARDEGENSPKAVEAVVEDFYVDDLLTGEDNLASAVEKRRQISTMLESAGFSLKKWASNVPEALADVSPEDRAIKPVHELQDDQSVTTLGLVWDTKNDILRFNVDLPLPASVLTKRKVISYIDKMFNPSGFVGLVIATAKIFMQRLWKLKNEDNFLYEWDRPLPEKL, from the exons ATGCCTTCCAAAGATCAGAAGAAGCTGGATCAAAGCATTTTGAAGCTCAAGCGTGTGCTAGCGATTAGAGATGTGGTGGAAAAGTTTGTTGCGGAGTACAACCATGAGCGGGATGCCAATCAAGTGTCCGTCCGCCTTGAATCCCTCGACAAGATTAACAAGGAGTTTCATCATGCCCAGGGCGAAATGGAGATGATTGACAGCGACCATTTTGAGGAGCACATTGAGGTGCGGACTGCTTTCGAAAATAGATACTGTGTGCTCAAGGGATTCCTTCTTTCGAAGCAGACAAGCAATCAACCGATGATGAGTTCAACGATGATCGGCAGCTTCGGTCAGCAATCTGCTGCTAGCTTCCATCATCGGCTACCGAAGATAGACCTTCCTAAGTTCAGTGGCGATGAATCAAGATGGATATCATTTAGGGACAACTTCATTTCGATGATCCACAGCAACGACGATATACCGACTGTAAACAAACTTCACTACCTTCTGCAGTCGCTTGAAGAAGAGGCCAAGAAACCATTTGAAAGCGTGGATATTCAAGCGGACAACTATGCATCGACGTGGGATGCGTTGTTAAAGCGGTATGACAACAAGCGGTTCCTAAAAAAAGAACTGTTTCGAGGCTTGTTCGATCTACCAGTAATGAACAAGGAATCCGCCGCCGATCTCAACACATTAGTAGACGAGTTTCAGCGTCGT AAGCTAGATGCCTCAACGCTTCGTGCCTGGGAGCACGAGACTCGCCAGAAAGACGAAGTGAGGTACGACGAACTGATCGACTTTCTCTCGCAGCACATTCGTATGCTGAAGTCGGTAGCCAGTGACTTACAGCAACGATCTCTGTCGACTAGCATCAAGGTGGCCGGACCTTCAACCAAGAAAACTCCTGCGTTCAAATCCGTGGCAAACCCAGCCACCGCTGAAGTTATATCAAATGTTCAACTATGCCCTGCATGCAGCCAAAACCACCAGTTACATAAGTGTCCGACCTTTAATGAGCTGTCCATATCCCAACGACGAGAGTTGGTAGTCCAGCGGAGCTTGTGTCGGAACTGTTTTCGGCTTGGCCATCAAGCACGAGTTTGTAGATCTAGATTCAGTTGCCGAACTTGTCAGGCCAGGCATCATACTATGCTGCACGAGAACGTAGCAGTCTCAAATTCGACCACCACTCCTATCGAAACGTCGACTATTTCTGCACAGCAACCTAACCTATCCACACCAGTGATTGCTGGTACCTCTGGATCTGCGCATCCACCGGAAGTCAGCATGGCTATCCAATCGAAGCACAGCACAGTCTTATTGGAAACGGTTTCGCTTTTCATTGTCGACTATAACGGCAGAAGATTTCCGGTTCGAGCGCTTTTAGACTCCGCATCGATGTCCAATTTTATTACGAAAAAGTTGGCAAACGATCTCGGCATCCGCCGAACTAGCGTAGATGTAACCGTCGCCGGACTTGGGGAATCCGTCAAAAAAgtgaaacgtcaaatcactgcCACAATTGAATCCAAAACAAGCAGCTTTTCCACCACACTCGAATTTCTCGTCATGAGAAAACCCACTGCTTCTCTCCCGACAGTTCTTATAAACACAGCGGCGTGGAACATGCCAAACGTTCCATTAGCCGACCCACACTTCAACATTCCGAGCATGATCGACATCATAATTGGCGGAGAGTGCTACCACGAAATCCACACCGGTAGTCGCTTATCCATCGGTGACGGTCTTCCGCTGCTAGTCGACACACGTTTCGGATGGACAGTTTCGGGCAAAACAACCACCAATCCCACAGTAGCACCGCCAGTGTGTTATCTCTCGACCGTCGACCGTTCTCTGGAGTCATCGCTTCAATGTTTCTGGGAACTTGAAGCAGTCGATCAAAGCCCGATATACTCGGAAGAAGAGAAGCAATGCGAGGAGTTTTACGCAACCACCACCACTCGAACTCATGACGGAAGGTACGTCGTTCGCCTTCCCCGGTCCGACAATCCGCAAGTCACCCTTGGCCAATCTCGACAAACCGCCACCCGTCGCTTCTACAGCCTTGAGCGACGCCTTGAACGAGATACCGCCTTGAAGAGCTCCTACCATAATTTCATCGAGGAATACCTCCGCCTGGGACACATGCGCAAGCTAGATTTTGTCGACGACGATTCTCCACATTGTTACCTTCCACACCATCCGGTAGTCAAAGAGAGTAGTACCACCACGAAGCTTCGAGTGGTATTCGACGCCTCCTGTAAGACCTCCTCCGGAATGTCGCTAAACGATACACTGCTCGTTGGACCAGTCGTTCAACAGAATCTCGACTCCATCATTATCCGCTTTCGCTTCCACGCTATTGCCATTGTCGCTGACGTCGAGAAAATGTATCGTCAAATACTACATTCTCCTGTTGATCAACGCTTCCTACGTATACTATTCCGCCGACAGCCGTCGGACCCTCTCGATACCTACGAACTTCTTACAGTTACGTATGGAACGGCTTCGGCACCCTTCTTGGCAACGCGCACTTTACAACAATTAGCAAGAGACGAAGGAGAAAACTCCCCGAAAGCCGTAGAAGCAGTCGTCGAAGATTTTTATGTGGACGATCTACTTACCGGAGAAGACAATCTGGCCTCTGCTGTAGAAAAGCGTCGTCAGATATCCACCATGCTCGAGTCGGCCGGTTTCTCGCTGAAGAAGTGGGCTTCGAACGTTCCGGAAGCATTAGCCGATGTTTCACCTGAAGACCGTGCTATCAAGCCCGTCCACGAACTTCAAGACGATCAATCCGTAACGACCCTTGGATTGGTATGGGATACGAAGAACGATATACTTAGATTCAACGTTGACCTTCCGCTACCAGCGTCTGTTCTCACGAAGAGAAAGGTGATATCATACATCGATAAGATGTTTAATCCGTCAGGCTTCGTTGGTCTTGTAATAGCCACAGCGAAGATATTCATGCAGCGCTTGTGGAAACTCAAGAACGAAGATAACTTTCTCTATGAGTGGGATCGTCCATTGCctgaaaagctgtaa